From Cannabis sativa cultivar Pink pepper isolate KNU-18-1 chromosome 8, ASM2916894v1, whole genome shotgun sequence, a single genomic window includes:
- the LOC115698586 gene encoding peroxidase P7 — MSYHCFKIGVSELCFVVITASLLMSSPTSVNAQLSQTFYASTCPLFVTTVRQAMRQAVQKEPRMAASILRLFFHDCFVNGCDGSILLDDTATFTGEQNAFPNRNSVRGMDVIDDIKARVERVCSNTVSCADILALAAREGVVSLGGPSWVVPFGRRDSTTASQSDANRDLPGPSSDLATLIRQFANKGLSATDMTALSGAHTLGLSQCLNFRTHIYNDTNIDSTFATTRKANCPFSGGDTNLAPFDTTQNRFDNDYFKQLINKRGLLHSDQELFNGGSQDSLVTTYSTSPLRFFNDFASAMVKMGNISPLTGTNGQIRKSCGVVN; from the exons ATGTCTTATCACTGTTTCAAAATTGGGGTGTCTGAATTATGTTTTGTAGTAATAACTGCATCACTACTCATGAGTAGTCCCACTAGTGTCAATGCACAACTCTCTCAAACCTTCTATGCATCCACGTGTCCATTGTTTGTGACCACCGTACGTCAAGCTATGAGGCAAGCAGTTCAGAAGGAACCTCGCATGGCTGCCTCTATTCTTCGCTTGTTCTTCCACGACTGCTttgtaaat GGGTGTGATGGATCCATACTATTGGATGACACGGCGACTTTCACAGGGGAACAAAATGCTTTTCCAAACAGGAACTCAGTGAGAGGAATGGATGTGATCGACGACATCAAAGCAAGAGTGGAGAGGGTTTGCAGTAACACTGTTTCTTGTGCTGATATTTTAGCTCTTGCTGCAAGAGAAGGAGTCGTTTCG tTGGGGGGACCTTCATGGGTGGTACCATTCGGAAGGAGAGACTCAACAACCGCCAGCCAAAGCGACGCCAACCGAGACCTCCCCGGTCCGAGCTCAGATCTCGCCACTCTCATCAGACAATTCGCCAACAAAGGCCTCAGCGCCACCGACATGACCGCTCTCTCCGGTGCTCACACCCTCGGCTTGTCCCAATGCCTCAACTTCCGCACACACATTTACAACGACACCAACATTGACTCAACCTTCGCCACCACACGCAAGGCCAACTGCCCTTTCTCTGGCGGCGATACCAACCTTGCTCCCTTTGACACCACCCAGAACCGATTCGATAACGACTACTTCAAACAACTAATCAATAAGCGTGGACTTCTCCACTCTGACCAAGAGCTCTTCAATGGCGGATCTCAGGACTCCTTAGTAACCACTTATAGTACCAGTCCGTTGAGATTCTTCAATGACTTCGCCAGTGCCATGGTGAAGATGGGTAATATTAGTCCTTTGACTGGGACCAATGGCCAGATTAGAAAGAGCTGTGGAGTGGTTAattaa